In Anaerolineales bacterium, the genomic stretch GCGCGGATCGGGGCCGCCAGGCTGGTACTGAAGTTGCATATACCCGGACCGATCAACCCCACAAACATTAGGGGGAGGAGGGCCGGGATCCCCGGCACACGGCTCAGACATGGGCATCCGGCCTGAGAAAGTACTGCCAAGCATCCTATTCCTGGGCGATCGCGCTCTGGGAGAGCAACTGGCGGCGGCTCTTCCCGAGGCTCGCGTGCGCACGGCCGATTCGCGCCTCCAGGCAGAACTTGCCCTGGCCGACCCCTTGCCGGACCTGGTCGTGGCCGATACGACCCAGCCGTGGGTGCAGGACCTGCCGTCCCGATCGCTGACTGAACAGCCTGATCGTCGAAGCCCGGCGCGCATCGACTGGGTGCCGGAGGCGCACACCCCCCAGGGCGATCTCCCGTCGGCTGCCTGGCTGACGGCACTGGTGGACGAGATCAGCCGCGAGCTGGCAGCCCGAAAGCAGACCCCCACCCCACCGGCGGATGGCGACTACTGGGGCCTGTTGCAGGGACTGCCGAGCGGCCTGTACCGCTCGACCCCGGACGGTCGAATCCTGGACGCCAATCCGGCCCTGGTCCATATGCTCGGATTTCCGGACCGCGAGACTTTGCTACAAGCCAATGCCATGGATCTTCATCTCCAGGGGGAGGATCGAGATCGGGTAGAGGCGGAGCTGGGCGCCCACGGGATCGTCCGTCCAGCGGAGGTTTGCCTTCGGCGGAGAGATGGAAGCGTTCTGTGGGTGGAGGAGTTCGCCCGGACGGTGACCGGGCCGGATGGCCTTGTCCGGTACCACGAAGGAGCGCTGATCGACATCACCGAGCGCAAACGGGCTGAGCGGGCCAGTCGGCGGCGGGAGGCCATCCTGCACGCGGTGGCCTTCGCCGGAGAACAATTCCTGCAGAACACCCCATGGACTGCGTGCATCGATGATGTGCTGGCGCGTGTCGGTCACGCTGCCGACGTCAGCCGCGCCTATCTGTTCGCCTTCCATTCCGATCAAGCCGGCCGCCCGGTGGCCAGCCAGCGCTATGAGTGGGTGGCCGAAGGCATTGAACCGCAGATTGCCCATCCGGGTCTGCAGAACCTGCCAAGGTCCGAAGGAGCCTTCGCCCGCTGGGCTTCCATACTCGAAGACAGACAGGTTGTGGTCGGCCGAATGCAGGACTTCACGCCGGCGGAGCAGCAGATGCTGGCCGGGGAGGAGATCCGCTCGCTCCTGTTGGCCCCAATCTTCGTCGAAGGGGCGTGCTGGGGATTCGTCGGTCTCGATGAGTGTACAGAAGAACGGCTATGGTCTGAGGGGGAGATCGATGCCCTGAAAGCAGCGGCGAGCGGCCTGGGAGCGGCCATCATGCGCCAGCTCGTCGACGACGCGTTGCGCCGGCTGCAGGAGTTCAACGAGGGCCTGCTGCTCAGCATGGCCGAGGGCATCGTCGTCGACGATGCCGATGGCAAGATCATCTTCGCTAACCCTGCCGCCTTGAGGACGCTGGGATATCCGCTGGAGAAGTTGGTGGGGATACACTGGTCGAACTACACCCCGGCCGACCAGCATGACAAGGTTCGGCAGGCCAACTCCCGCCGGGCCAGGGGGGAATCCGACTCGTACGAGATCGATGTCATCCGCGAAGGAGGGGTGCGCTTCCCGGTGTTGGTGAGCGGTAGCCCCCGCTACGAGAGGGGCGTCTTTGCCGGGACCATGGCCGTCTTCACCGATATTGCCGAGCGCAAGCAGGCCGAGGTGGCGTTGGCCCAGCGCGCCCGCGAGCTGACTGCGCTCCACGAGATCTCGCTTGACATCAGCATGCAACGTGAGGTCTCGGATCTGCTGCAGCTGATCGTTGCCCGAGCCACTAGCCTGGTAGGCGTGCCGCTAGGAGGGCTGTACCTGGTGCATCCTGACGGGCAGTCCCTCCAGCTGGTCGTCAGCCAGGGGCTGGATGGACTGCTCGGCACTGTGCTCCGCCGCGGGGAAGGCCTTTCCGGGCGAGTTGTCGAGACAGGCGAGCCGATGATGGTCGCCGACTACGGCGCCTGGGAAGGTCGGGCGCCCGTCTACGCCGAACTGCAGGTCGGGCGCGTTCTGGCGGTCCCTATGAAACACGCCGGGCGGGTGGTCGGCGTCATCAATGTCACCGACGATGTTTCGCGCGAGCTGTTCACAGAGGACCAGGTGCGTCTGGTCAACATGTTCGCCGACCAGGCGGCGATTGCCGTGGCCAGTGCCCGCCTGCTCGAGGGTGAGCAGAAGCGCAGCGCCGAGCTGGCCAGGTCGAAGGGCTTGATGGCGGCTTTGAGCCAGGTTGCGGCGCAAATCGAGCGCACGTACGATCCGGAACAAGTGCTGCAAACGCTGGCCCGCGAGGTCCGCAATGTAGGGCTGAACTACTGGCTGGGCTTCACGGATTCCGAGAGCGACGGAATCGTCGTGCGCTACAGTTCGCTGGAGTCGCAGCTCCTGCGGCGCTTGCAGAAACTCGTCGGCACCTCCAGCTCCAGTCTCTTCCTGCAGCGCCGGCGGGCAGCGTTCTTCGAGGAGGTCGTGCTGAATCGGCACCCGGTCATGATGGACGCCCGTGAGCAGATGCGCAGCATGGCGCCGCGGCTGCCGAAGGCGGTGCAGGCGAAGGTCCTTCAGTTGTGTGGCATATCCTTCGACACCAAGGTGGTCTGCCTCCCGCTGGTGGTGGGAGATCAGACCCTGGGCGTGCTGTCGCTCTGGGGGGAGGGTATCGGCGAGGAGGATCTCACACCCTACAGCGTCTTTGCCAGCCAGGTGGCTAGCGCCGTCGAAAAGGCCAGCCTGCTCGACGAAACGCGCCGCCGCGCCTCTTACCTGGAGGCGATCACCCGGGTGGCGTCAGCGCTGCGTACGGCCGGTGGGCGGCAAGAGATGGAAGCCATCGTGATCGATCAGTTGCTGCAGATGATGCAGGCCGACGGCGTGTGCGTGGCTATGCTCGATCCCGGGCACGAGATGATCGCATTTGAGGCGGCTTGCGGACGGTGGGCCGGGCTGGCCGGCAAGCGCCAGCTCGCCGGACAGGGGACCGCCGGCAAAGTGATCGAGAGCGGGGCCTCGATCGTGCGCGAAGAGGGCCAGCCGGTTCTCGAGGAGGATCTGCCCGCGCTGCGCAAGGCCCGCTCGCTGGCCGGCGTGCCCCTGACGGTGGAAGCCCGGCCCATGGGATGCTTGATGGTTGGGCGGGAGCGCCCGATCCAGCCCGAGGACCTGCGCTTGCTGACGGCGGTGGCGGAGATGGCGGCCAACGCTATCCACAGAGCCGGCTTGGTGGAGAGCCTGGAGGCGCGGGTCACTGAGCGCACACGCGAGCTCAAGGCGGCCAACGTCCGCCTGCGCGAGCTGGACTCTCTGAAGAGCGAGTTCGTCACCAATGTCTCCCACGAGCTCCGCACCCCGATCACCAACATCCTGCTGTACCTGGACCTGGTCGACCAGCCCCTGGAGGACCAGCGGCGCTCGGAGTACGTGTCGATCCTCAAGAAGGAGTCGGAACGGCTAGGGCGGCTGATCGAAGATCTGTTGACGCTGTCGCGCATCGAGCGCGGGGTGCTGCCCCTGGATTTCCAACCGCATGCCCTGGATCCCTTGATCGCCGAAGTGATGGCGGCCCACGAAGCCAGGGCTCAGGCGAGGGGTGTCGCC encodes the following:
- a CDS encoding GAF domain-containing protein — its product is MGIRPEKVLPSILFLGDRALGEQLAAALPEARVRTADSRLQAELALADPLPDLVVADTTQPWVQDLPSRSLTEQPDRRSPARIDWVPEAHTPQGDLPSAAWLTALVDEISRELAARKQTPTPPADGDYWGLLQGLPSGLYRSTPDGRILDANPALVHMLGFPDRETLLQANAMDLHLQGEDRDRVEAELGAHGIVRPAEVCLRRRDGSVLWVEEFARTVTGPDGLVRYHEGALIDITERKRAERASRRREAILHAVAFAGEQFLQNTPWTACIDDVLARVGHAADVSRAYLFAFHSDQAGRPVASQRYEWVAEGIEPQIAHPGLQNLPRSEGAFARWASILEDRQVVVGRMQDFTPAEQQMLAGEEIRSLLLAPIFVEGACWGFVGLDECTEERLWSEGEIDALKAAASGLGAAIMRQLVDDALRRLQEFNEGLLLSMAEGIVVDDADGKIIFANPAALRTLGYPLEKLVGIHWSNYTPADQHDKVRQANSRRARGESDSYEIDVIREGGVRFPVLVSGSPRYERGVFAGTMAVFTDIAERKQAEVALAQRARELTALHEISLDISMQREVSDLLQLIVARATSLVGVPLGGLYLVHPDGQSLQLVVSQGLDGLLGTVLRRGEGLSGRVVETGEPMMVADYGAWEGRAPVYAELQVGRVLAVPMKHAGRVVGVINVTDDVSRELFTEDQVRLVNMFADQAAIAVASARLLEGEQKRSAELARSKGLMAALSQVAAQIERTYDPEQVLQTLAREVRNVGLNYWLGFTDSESDGIVVRYSSLESQLLRRLQKLVGTSSSSLFLQRRRAAFFEEVVLNRHPVMMDAREQMRSMAPRLPKAVQAKVLQLCGISFDTKVVCLPLVVGDQTLGVLSLWGEGIGEEDLTPYSVFASQVASAVEKASLLDETRRRASYLEAITRVASALRTAGGRQEMEAIVIDQLLQMMQADGVCVAMLDPGHEMIAFEAACGRWAGLAGKRQLAGQGTAGKVIESGASIVREEGQPVLEEDLPALRKARSLAGVPLTVEARPMGCLMVGRERPIQPEDLRLLTAVAEMAANAIHRAGLVESLEARVTERTRELKAANVRLRELDSLKSEFVTNVSHELRTPITNILLYLDLVDQPLEDQRRSEYVSILKKESERLGRLIEDLLTLSRIERGVLPLDFQPHALDPLIAEVMAAHEARAQARGVALKHELNPALPVALVSREQILQVFTNLIGNAVAYTPPGEEVAVCSEIWLEDGRA